The genomic window GAGAACGGACAGAAGTTCTGCGACATGGTTGCCCGTCAGGTCAAATTGTACCAACAAAAACGATCTCAATATGAAGTACGCTAATTTTTATGACCTGGAAAGTCTGACTCTGCTCAACAGGCATGAAGGGTGTGCCTGCTCCATAAAGGAGTGTGATGTGGAGAAGGTGAACCGGCTGATTTCAAGGATGCGGCAGGACAGGGAAAGAGTCAGTTTACCGACCGCAGGAGATGTCGTCACTTATATCACCCGTGGCGGTGACTATTATCCGCAGGCACACATTGAAAGGGGCGATGACCGGGAAGTCCATATTTGCCTTCTCCCACAGACACCTTTCTGCCATGAAAATGAAAAGTGTACCGGTTACAATACGGAAGGAGGCCCTTGGGTTATAACCAGTCCGGAATTGCTGCTTCCCGATGGCATACGCAGCAAACAGTTCCGGATGTGGGGGCATACCGGAAGGCACAAGAACGGTGCCGTCCTCTTCCACACATTCGTCAGGGCTTGGAAATACACGGAACCCGATCCTCTGTACGGAAAGTACACCACAAAAGAATGGACGAGATACATCATCGAGTGTCAGCCGGATATTGAACCGGCTGATGCCTTTGTCTATCGGAATGAGGCATTTACCCTTTACTCGAAGGAAGAACTGGAGCGGCTGGTCGGGATTCTGCACGGAAAGCTTTTCAACGGATTCCGTCCCGGTCTGTTCATACTCTGGGCATACCGTATGGAATGGAAGGAACTTCCCGCATGGGAATGGAACATGCTGAAAGCGGACACCCATCTCTCTTTCCTTGGCATTTCTCCCGTCAGGATACAGACTGACCATAAAAGACATATAGTAACAATCTATAAAAAATCAGAGTAATATGGCACCATACAACACACCGCAGGCGATACGTCCGCTTGAGAAAACGATCTGTGATTTCGCCTATTCGAACGGCTACGATCCGATATCCGTTTTCAACGATTTCCTGCGTTATGTCATTCACGGGTTCTCTCCCGGCGCACCGCCCCTTATGGACTGGAAATACAAACGGCAGCAGAACAGGCATTTTATGGAGATGCTTACCGGATGGATACGGCTCATGCAGCGGGAATTGCAATCCGGCGGATGGTTTGATGCGTTCGGTGACCTCTTCATGGCAATATCTTCCAAAATCGGTCGGCAGGTGAACGGACAGTTCTTTACCCCGCCGGATATCTGCGACCTGATGGTCTTGTGTACCGATTCGGGGGAGACAGCGACAGGAAAACGTATCTGTGACCCGACATGCGGAAGGCTGCTGCTGGCATATCATGTACGCCACCTGGGTAATTATCTGGTTGCAGAAGATCTCAACCATACCTGTTGCCTGATGACCGTTTGCAACATGCTCGTACATGGCTGCATAGGTGAGGTCATCCACCATGACAGCCTCTTCCCCGAAAACTTCATGGACGGCTGGATGGTAAACCATACACTGACTCAGACGGGCATTCCTACCATTCGCCGGATGAGCAAGGAGGAATATCGGACAAGCAGGAACATGTCCGTTGACCTGCTCAGAAAGCGGAAAGAGAAATTGCGCCAAATGCAGCCGGACAAGAAACAATTGCCATATAAACATGGCAGAATTTATAAACAATAAACCGAATGATTATGAAACTGAATGTTAGCAATGAATTGAAATCCCGCCTGATGCATGCGGCGGAAAACGGGAGTGTGATAGCCAAAGACA from Parabacteroides distasonis ATCC 8503 includes these protein-coding regions:
- a CDS encoding DUF4121 family protein, translating into MKYANFYDLESLTLLNRHEGCACSIKECDVEKVNRLISRMRQDRERVSLPTAGDVVTYITRGGDYYPQAHIERGDDREVHICLLPQTPFCHENEKCTGYNTEGGPWVITSPELLLPDGIRSKQFRMWGHTGRHKNGAVLFHTFVRAWKYTEPDPLYGKYTTKEWTRYIIECQPDIEPADAFVYRNEAFTLYSKEELERLVGILHGKLFNGFRPGLFILWAYRMEWKELPAWEWNMLKADTHLSFLGISPVRIQTDHKRHIVTIYKKSE
- a CDS encoding N-6 DNA methylase, with product MAPYNTPQAIRPLEKTICDFAYSNGYDPISVFNDFLRYVIHGFSPGAPPLMDWKYKRQQNRHFMEMLTGWIRLMQRELQSGGWFDAFGDLFMAISSKIGRQVNGQFFTPPDICDLMVLCTDSGETATGKRICDPTCGRLLLAYHVRHLGNYLVAEDLNHTCCLMTVCNMLVHGCIGEVIHHDSLFPENFMDGWMVNHTLTQTGIPTIRRMSKEEYRTSRNMSVDLLRKRKEKLRQMQPDKKQLPYKHGRIYKQ